From the Cucumis sativus cultivar 9930 chromosome 5, Cucumber_9930_V3, whole genome shotgun sequence genome, the window cttcatatggtatatcagtgatacaagtctatcagtgatacaagtctatcggtgatagttttgctatatttgtaatttttaaaaaatattgttatattcttaattattattgctaaaatagtcatcaaTTGCAATTTTCCATAAAAAGTCGGGTTAAACAAGGGAGCCCAAGTATGCAAAGGAAAATGAGCTAAAGTCCAACAGGTAAATTGGTCCAAGCTCAAGCTCAACAAGCAAATGAGCCCAAGTCAAAACCCAATAGACAAATTGGCCCAAACCCACTTAAAGTCtatgaaatttctctataaatagatatttttgtCACTCAATTAAGGGAGATATTTGGTcgaagaaagaattgaaactatgaagaattgaagattcaaacttctataaagTTAtcttcttattaaattcaagaTTATCATCTTCTAAAAGATCGAAGACTTGaaatatcaaacttttcttGAATTTCAGAACTTGCAACTTCAACATCCTAAAGACCGAagatcaataaattataaatttttaacttgtattcgagataaaacatcaaacgagtaaatactagaaaatgtattcacaatattcatcaatatatcaaagctcaattccacgaaatacatttcttcGAAATTTTGTGTgaacaataacaaattttgcaaaatattCATAACCTACagcaaaattttgctataatttgtaaatattttaatttattttgctattttaaaaatgtccccGTAAAAATCAATCTATAagtattatatgttttttaaacaagTTCAAATGTGTTTATCATcctattatatttatgttagcaacattttgattctttatatatatatatttaatggaatttttatgatcaaattaaaatgtcGATTTACTTTTGATGTTGATGGGTTAAactcataaaaataaaaatataaaatattaatgaaaatatcaatatatagattgacaataataacaactttaAATATCAATGTTACGTTAATGATTGTGGATCAAGTGGAGACCCAAAATCAACGAAGCTTTAGCctctataatattttattgttgaaaACAAGTTAGAGACGTTCCAAGAGACGTACAAGACCAAAAGACTTGATTGAAGTTTCAAcgaaatcaaacaaactataaGTAGATCCAGCTAAAAATGGATCCAACTTAGAAGAATGCTACACAAAATTCTAGCTAGctaacaaaaaattgaagaacataTAAGAATCCTAATttaaaccaaaaccaaacaaatataaattaatatcaaattttcacCAAAAGTTCtttatacaataaataaaaattgaattaaaattttgaatatttgtgtTCCCCAATTGGAAGTGAAGTGTTAATAAATTGGGGAAAGTTATTGCAATATTATTAGTACCATTGAATTAATAGTTTGCAGTTGTTGGTACTGCAAAAATACattacttatatttttattgtactACTCCCTAATTTTTGGCGTCATAAAATTTGGCGTAATTATGAGATTTGATGAAGCCTTGAGGAAATCTAAATTTCTATTCATtatttatcaacatttttagGTAAGTTTATGggttaaatatatcaattttcatGTAACTTAATGTCAATAGAAcgttttaacaaaatattttaatttatttagaaagtgtaaaatgtttgtttaataatttaaataaatatatttttttttgaatttttgttttatttttcttaatatacaATGTATAAGCTAAGCttacttattttaatatttatattttaagccaccaaatttcaataaatcttagtttagtgttcattttttttaaaaaaattttttgaaagataataatgaaataatttttaaaaatgaatattttttcaaattttctttgaaggGGAGGGGACTAGTGGACTTGTTAAACTCACTGTAATTATAGGTAACGTTTGTAGAGttgataattaaatgtatagtaaaacattttaaaaagattatactattaattttgaagtctttttttttatggtgaATCTAAAGATTTAGTACGATTGCTCTTCTTAGTCCTTGTTGCGTGACATCCAAGGAGTTGCACTAAtactttaaaagaaaggacattttttgaaatgaatgTTTGTACGATTCTCAaagttcttaaattttgaatgaaaatttaataatattaagatTATAATGATATTGGTTCATATCATGTGTTTaatcatatatacatatgttagGAAGATTGGTTATTTTAGACGTTTGTGTTTGGGTTAAATTAATGACTAGAATCATGTGGTGTAATTTAAgaagttatattttaattttgcaacATTTGAAGATTAATAAAGAACGAcaataaatagttaatttcAACATATCTTAATAACACTATTAGACATCAACCACGCACAAAAAGCCAACCATGAAAAAAGACTACACAATGATTTCAATATTGCTTAGATCACGAAGAGAAAATATGATTATGAGTTTGTTAGTTTTAAGAGATTCTCGATcgataaaagtatataaaaatcaaacgaTATTTTAAGGAAAACGGTTTTAATAAACATACTATAAAccttaaatatgtttttaaacctaataatatttttatagaaaaagtgTGTACGtaacatataaacaaaattagctacaaaatgaaagagcaaaaGCTATAATTGAAAAGTATGTACTAAAAGTATAGGCCCACACCCACAGAAAGAGAGTTCGGTATCACAAATCCCCAAAGAGACCATACCTCGTATTTAAGACCCAATAGGCACATGGCAATATGGGAGGGAAATTCAATATTCACCACTATTACTCAATCACACAACACACTGCTCTTTTATATAAACTCCTCTTTTCCCCCCCTTTcccttcatttctttcaatacCGAAGTGAAAGGTCGTCTTTGGAGTGCATATGTTCATTTAAGAACTAATTAATATGGGAAAATCAGAGTGGTGGTACTTTGGAGGTAGATCATCGTCTTCTCGTCGAGTCACCACCGTCGATATTGATCATTTCCAACGACGTGATCATTCTCTTCCGAGTTGTATGAGCACCCTCTTTCACTTATTTGACTTTCGTTCCTCTCATTTTACTCACATCGTCTTCGACAACCACCGCTCGTCCTCCTTCGACCTATCCCATCATCACCCAACTCTACGACCAACTAAAGCTTCCCATCACGGTAAGAATACtttgaagattttaaattttgatcctCTCTATGAATGCTTGTTATATGTGTGTTCGCATGAGTAAgattagaatatatatataaaacccTATGATATCATCATATATATCAGATAAAGTTTTGATGAATATGCAAATAATGGATGATATTAAGATTAGAGAATAGAAATGggttaagtttttatttaaagggAGAGATATCGACGtgaccatttttgtttttttttgtttaatctaTAACTTTTGTGTATATGTTTGGGAAATTCTCATAAAATTTTGGTACAATTTTTTGTACTTCAGGTGTTGAAGCACCAAGGAACAGCTTGGAATTAGATAATGGAGACTCAATTTCTTGCttaagaaataaagaagaaaatttgcaaCTTCAAGTAAACTTTTCCTTTCTCCTCTTTCGTTAAGtctattcaaaatttcaaattaattatgttcaAGCCAAAATCATATGTGTTTATATCTTAAAACAGATGGGACTTCAAATCAAAACTAGAAATGGCAGCACAAAATCAAAAGCAACTGAACAACAACTTCCAAATAATGATAACATTATTGCATTAGAATCTCCTAGTACAAATACACCAAATCTCTTGGCAAGACTAATGGGTCTTGATAATTTTCCTCAAACgaccttctcttcttcctatAATCATTGCATGCCAAACCTTGGAACACGTTCTCTTTCGGAGAGTCCGAGAAATTCGTTATCAAGACTATCTGACGTCGATTATCATCATCGTCGCCTCTCACTCCAAATTaatattcaagaaaaagagaacaataaaatcaaaatttgtgaaGAGATTagtaagagagaaaagaaaaaagtggaaaGGCCGAAAGTTGCGCTTATTGATATCACCAATAGTTACAACAAAGTAAGATCTAAAATACAAGAAATTGGTTCTAGTCAAAGTAGAAAAGTTGAGATGAAGTCCTTGAAGAAACTTAAGAAAACGACAACTAACAAATCAAGTAGTTCAAAAGTCGTATGTAGATCAAATCAAAAGAACGTAATAGTTTCGAATAAGCAAAAGTCGATATCAATGTCGATGCAAATACCGAAAGAAAGAAGGGCTAGAGAAGGAGAAGCATTGGATTGCCCAAGAAGTAATAAGCTTGATCTCCTCGATcattcaaccatttttcaGGTACTATATACCACATTACTTTTCATGTCCCTTCAATTTACTttccaataaattttaattaagatatttatataaaaatatatataaataaataagaccctcttatgaattttttttaaaatacccaTTTCATCTCTAAAACAATTGTTGattgtgttatttttaaaaattcaccCAATGttaattatagtaaaattgaaaatatttcttctagcaataaatgaatttcaaCTACTAGAAAAAgtgtatttataaaacatttaaaataaattgttgctagtaaaattaattatggaactgattgttttttttatatttaaaataatagcagaaatttctatttcaattaatactcataaaataaatcttgaaattctaaccataaaatattttaaaacaacatctttcaaaataaaaatgtagaaaaataaattgattttttttagagtgaACAGTTCATGTAAGATTATTTGTGCAGAAgaataaattgattatttaatttggtcAAGAGGTTCAAAAATTTAATGTGAAAAATAGGTGAATCACTTTATTGAAGTATTAAtgcaaaattttctttttctacataaatttgtttttttaagaaaaagaaaaaaaaatctttaagtCTTATAATTGgtttgtttcttcattttcttctacGTATATCTCTCTCTGTTAAATTACTAAATTGAATTActaaacaaacaacaaataataaaaagaaatgagaaattcttatagatagaaaagaaaaagaaataatttacctaaaaaaaaacttaattagaatggtaaattttgttatattttatatatttttttaccatttctctttcttaagTTTATTTCTTCCGATAACATAGCAAATAGTTTCCAAAACAGCCGTGTAGTTACCCAAAAGGCAAGGCGAAAGCGGCCGGGGGAGAAACAAACGCCGTGGACACGGCCACCACCACCGACGGCGGATCAGCTGAGTTCAAATACAtcaaaacaatacaaattagCAGTAAGGAGAATTCAAACTGGGTCGTCGTCCCAGCCTCAAGGTTCTACCATAGCGTCGCCGGGGAGGAGCGGCGATGGAAGAAACGAGTGGAATTGCAACAGGCCGTAGTGGGAGGGGATCAAATTCCAAACAATAAGGGTTGGTGGCAGAAGCAAAGAGGAAGGAAGAGGGGATGGGAATTTCCACAtgtgaaatttgaattagTGGAATATGCGTTAATTAACAAAGATTTGGAGAAATCAAAGTTCATAATAATGGCGGAGGAAAGAGAAGGGATTGTAAAGTTGGTTGAGCTTCACATTTTAGATTCACTTTTACGAGAACTCACCCATTCCCTAATTTCTTAATTgtaaccatttttcttttttctctctttatatatatttaatttacctccatttttatctctatttcaaaatttcaattaaagctttttttctaatacaacTTGCCAACAATCGTGAGAACTAAACGGTTAATCGatttagtaaatgttcaaCTTGACTTTAATCATAAAGAAACACAAACCAATCGTTGATCAgtcaatgaaaattttaattataaaatgtagTTGGTGGTGGAATGTGGATATCTTTCAGATTGACACTAGCCAAACTCTTCCTTTTCTCCGAGTCTCCAACCGACTAAGTTTGGTCGGTTGACATGATCTTTTTGATCTATCACATGCTCACTCCTAAaccttaagaaaaaattaagattgtgttaaatatttttcaactaaACCTATTTTGGTATGGTAATTACTTCTCTCATTAATTATACGAATATGTGTAtgtaatcaaacaaaaaaagactaatttatGAGAAGAgatcaaaaatgaaaaagaagttgaagtcCTCCTTACCGGATAAAAGGTATTCACatagtattaaattttcatcgaCATGTCAATATTTTTACCAACATTTTAACGGATTCAATATCGAAACAAGAGGACAATTAATATATTTCcattatatcattaaaaaaaatctttaaatacatataataatcataaaaaatttgagacAATATAATgtttacttatttaaaaataacaaaatgcctatttgttaatgtaaatttagtttttgaaatttctattgtGAAATATCTACGAAAATAcaatcaaaattgttctaaaaTTAAGGCATTCATATATTCATCCATATGgatattttaaagataatgaAAGGCATTGAAATTAAGATGGGAGAGTCAAATTGTGAGACAAAACTGGAAAGAGTTCCTAAATGAGACTGATGATGAGATGAATTATGTGAGATTCTTACCCCTTCCCTCTGACAACTCtctattcaaatattaatccttacattatttttcttttctcatctatttttaaaataatcttcattatttatttattgtcaaCAAAAACTTATATGAAAATACCAATGCCTCTCTTTTGAAACCTGTCCTCCTAAAATCTGAAAATGCATATAAATCATACCTTCATTTTATAGGaataaatgaaacaagaaacaacacaattgttttgaaatcataattaatCTCCAGAGTGGactttagaaaagaaaagacattttgtttttcaaagtctcaaaataaagtttgaaagttgcagaaagaaaatgtgaagGGCAAAGGAAAATTGAAGGTGATGTCTGAGGAGTCTCTACTTATTAGTTATTACTGAGCATATTGATGAAAGGGtgtaaattattgtattaaatacTCACAGATCATATTATATAGAGTAATAAATATACACCAGTAAATTCAATTCCAAATAAATAGATTATGGTCAA encodes:
- the LOC105435648 gene encoding uncharacterized protein LOC105435648, producing the protein MGKSEWWYFGGRSSSSRRVTTVDIDHFQRRDHSLPSCMSTLFHLFDFRSSHFTHIVFDNHRSSSFDLSHHHPTLRPTKASHHGVEAPRNSLELDNGDSISCLRNKEENLQLQMGLQIKTRNGSTKSKATEQQLPNNDNIIALESPSTNTPNLLARLMGLDNFPQTTFSSSYNHCMPNLGTRSLSESPRNSLSRLSDVDYHHRRLSLQINIQEKENNKIKICEEISKREKKKVERPKVALIDITNSYNKVRSKIQEIGSSQSRKVEMKSLKKLKKTTTNKSSSSKVVCRSNQKNVIVSNKQKSISMSMQIPKERRAREGEALDCPRSNKLDLLDHSTIFQPCSYPKGKAKAAGGETNAVDTATTTDGGSAEFKYIKTIQISSKENSNWVVVPASRFYHSVAGEERRWKKRVELQQAVVGGDQIPNNKGWWQKQRGRKRGWEFPHVKFELVEYALINKDLEKSKFIIMAEEREGIVKLVELHILDSLLRELTHSLIS